From Chloroflexota bacterium, a single genomic window includes:
- a CDS encoding methyltransferase domain-containing protein: protein MNSENKVQWVYASENNQQLQERYDEWAEEYDGDLTDDFGYVMPRMAAEIFERFVPKDGKVLDAGAGTGLVGVELNRLGYADIEAMDMSSGMLEQASAKGVYGAVHRMVMGETLGFDTDTFDAAIGVGVLTLGHAPASSLDELVRVTKQGGCVAFTLRPDIYEENGFRTKQEQLVCDGKWELVEATDAFYGMPKGEPDVQFQVWIYRVTA, encoded by the coding sequence GTGAACAGCGAAAACAAGGTGCAATGGGTCTATGCATCCGAGAACAACCAACAGCTCCAAGAGCGATACGACGAATGGGCGGAGGAATACGACGGCGATCTGACGGACGACTTCGGCTATGTGATGCCGCGAATGGCTGCGGAGATATTCGAGCGTTTCGTACCGAAAGACGGAAAAGTGCTAGACGCCGGCGCAGGCACCGGACTTGTAGGTGTGGAGCTGAACCGGCTCGGATATGCGGACATCGAGGCGATGGACATGTCGAGCGGGATGCTGGAGCAGGCATCCGCTAAGGGTGTGTACGGCGCGGTGCACCGCATGGTCATGGGCGAGACGCTCGGCTTCGACACCGACACATTCGACGCAGCCATCGGCGTTGGCGTGCTGACGCTCGGACATGCGCCGGCTAGTTCGCTCGACGAACTAGTGCGTGTTACCAAGCAGGGCGGCTGCGTCGCCTTTACGCTGCGGCCGGATATCTACGAAGAGAACGGCTTCCGCACCAAGCAAGAGCAGCTCGTATGCGATGGCAAGTGGGAACTCGTCGAGGCAACGGACGCATTTTACGGCATGCCAAAGGGTGAACCGGATGTGCAGTTTCAGGTCTGGATTTACAGGGTGACCGCCTAA
- a CDS encoding tRNA pseudouridine(13) synthase TruD, which produces MTAASLESFPATGGDAQPGAGIVTQTDVSEELLRFSWDDLPAASVNFAGTGGALRASIDDFIVEEIPSYLPSGIGVHAYAHIEKRGLTTMDVLSALAANGVPRGAVGFAGQKDKYAVARQWISVPAEHAAAFTTLDDVDGLTVLETSLHRNKLGLGHLRGNRFTVRVRNPRDDWRDIVEPTLEHLRRVGVPNYFGPQRFGTFNTNIADGLRLIKGERMRVDRRMKRFYQSALQSHLFNLLLKRRIETGLFDAVVLGDRAQRHDSGGMFVVDDPAIESERAKRLEISAALPLFGRKVRISEGAAGEMESQVLAQFALEYDQFRRIPGARRISRIRLDAAAISSAEDGYFVQFTLPKGAYATSLMRELMKSA; this is translated from the coding sequence ATGACCGCTGCGTCGCTCGAATCATTCCCTGCGACCGGCGGCGACGCGCAGCCTGGCGCAGGAATTGTCACACAGACCGATGTAAGTGAAGAACTGCTCCGATTCTCGTGGGACGACCTGCCGGCGGCGAGTGTGAACTTCGCGGGAACGGGCGGCGCTCTCCGCGCAAGCATCGACGACTTCATCGTTGAAGAAATCCCCAGCTACCTGCCAAGCGGCATCGGCGTGCACGCATACGCCCATATCGAAAAGCGCGGACTGACTACGATGGACGTCCTATCCGCGCTCGCGGCGAATGGCGTTCCACGCGGCGCAGTGGGATTCGCAGGGCAGAAGGACAAGTACGCGGTCGCGCGGCAGTGGATAAGCGTGCCAGCCGAACACGCCGCCGCATTCACAACACTCGACGATGTGGACGGCTTGACTGTGCTAGAAACATCGCTGCACCGTAACAAGCTCGGACTGGGACACCTGCGCGGCAACCGCTTCACTGTGCGCGTCCGTAATCCCCGCGACGATTGGCGCGACATTGTCGAGCCTACGCTCGAACATCTGCGTCGAGTTGGTGTGCCCAACTACTTCGGGCCGCAGAGATTCGGCACATTCAACACGAACATCGCCGACGGCCTGCGCCTAATCAAAGGCGAACGGATGCGAGTTGACCGCAGGATGAAGCGTTTCTACCAGTCCGCATTGCAATCTCACCTGTTCAACCTGCTGCTCAAGCGGCGCATCGAAACCGGGTTGTTCGATGCGGTGGTGCTGGGCGACCGGGCACAGCGCCACGACAGCGGCGGCATGTTCGTCGTCGATGACCCGGCTATCGAATCAGAGCGCGCCAAGCGTCTGGAAATCAGCGCGGCATTGCCGCTGTTTGGGCGCAAGGTGCGCATCAGCGAAGGTGCTGCCGGCGAGATGGAATCTCAAGTACTGGCGCAATTCGCGCTCGAATACGACCAATTCCGCCGCATACCCGGCGCGCGACGTATCAGCCGTATCCGCTTAGACGCCGCCGCAATCTCGTCTGCCGAAGACGGCTACTTCGTGCAATTCACCTTGCCCAAAGGCGCCTACGCAACCAGCCTGATGCGCGAACTGATGAAGTCCGCCTGA
- a CDS encoding enoyl-CoA hydratase/isomerase family protein translates to MSDRNRTSTIGSWRMAHEQILTETRGRVGIITLNRPDSLNAFTGVMQSEIQAQVQAWNADDTIGAMVLTGAGRAFSAGADVGGFEDFVRGEGDARPAPSRPTDISWVDLARDSKPIVCALNGVAVGLGITLPLSCDVRLAAEDARISFRFLRIGLTPEYGSTHFLVNLVGLGRALEYMLTGKFITAQEAKDAGFVNHVSPAENLLADAVALAQEIADNPNWHLAKVKRLIHENYMEKDLALVLRRESETLREARFTPEHKEALTAFRERRQPNFHG, encoded by the coding sequence ATGTCTGATAGGAATCGGACAAGCACGATAGGGAGTTGGCGAATGGCGCATGAACAAATCCTAACCGAGACCCGGGGGCGCGTCGGCATTATCACGCTGAACCGGCCGGATAGCCTAAACGCGTTCACCGGCGTGATGCAGTCCGAAATACAGGCGCAAGTGCAGGCGTGGAATGCGGACGACACAATCGGCGCAATGGTGCTGACCGGCGCGGGCAGGGCGTTCTCCGCAGGTGCGGATGTCGGCGGCTTCGAGGACTTCGTGCGCGGCGAGGGCGATGCGCGTCCGGCGCCTTCAAGACCTACCGACATTAGCTGGGTCGATCTCGCGCGTGATTCTAAGCCGATTGTTTGCGCGCTGAACGGCGTCGCCGTCGGGCTGGGCATAACGCTGCCGCTGTCGTGCGATGTGCGGCTGGCGGCGGAAGACGCGCGCATATCTTTTCGATTCCTGCGCATTGGTTTGACGCCGGAATACGGCAGTACCCACTTCCTCGTGAATCTGGTCGGGCTTGGTCGCGCGCTGGAATATATGCTCACCGGCAAGTTCATCACCGCGCAGGAGGCGAAGGACGCCGGCTTCGTGAACCATGTCAGTCCTGCCGAAAATCTGCTCGCCGATGCAGTGGCGCTTGCGCAGGAAATCGCCGACAACCCGAACTGGCACTTGGCAAAAGTCAAGCGCCTCATCCACGAAAATTACATGGAAAAAGACCTGGCGCTGGTGCTCCGCCGCGAATCCGAGACGCTGCGAGAGGCGCGTTTCACGCCAGAGCACAAAGAGGCGCTGACCGCCTTCCGGGAACGCCGGCAGCCGAACTTCCACGGGTAG
- a CDS encoding DnaJ domain-containing protein → MNGERNYYDVLGVPPDASQADIKRAYRRLAKMHHPDVSREPGAVTRFKQVNEANRTLSDPSRRAEYDRQALLVNMHKQHESQKRERFEQWRNSQSNGSGRGVSRLRNRIRRNVRWSAINRMKNRLRCFLLK, encoded by the coding sequence ATAAACGGCGAGCGCAACTACTACGATGTTCTTGGCGTGCCGCCTGACGCGAGCCAAGCGGACATCAAGCGAGCATATCGCAGGTTGGCGAAGATGCACCATCCCGATGTCAGCCGCGAACCCGGCGCCGTCACGCGCTTCAAGCAGGTTAACGAAGCGAACAGAACCCTATCCGACCCATCCCGTCGCGCCGAATACGACCGCCAAGCGCTGCTAGTGAACATGCACAAGCAGCACGAATCGCAAAAGCGCGAGCGTTTCGAGCAGTGGCGAAACTCGCAGTCAAATGGCTCCGGTCGTGGCGTGAGCAGATTAAGAAATCGCATACGGCGAAATGTCCGTTGGAGCGCGATCAACAGGATGAAAAATCGCCTGCGCTGCTTCCTACTGAAATAA
- the gyrA gene encoding DNA gyrase subunit A encodes MTTLKTDYGFIKPTQIEEEMRTSYLDYAMSVIVARALPDVRDGLKPVQRRILYAMDELGMRPTQPYKKSARLVGEVLGKYHPHNNDSVYEAMVRMAQDFTMRLPLVDGQGNFGSVDNDPPAAMRYTEARLRAVAEEMLVNIDENTVDFIDNFDGTLREPVVLPSRLPNLMINGASGIAVGMATNIPPHNPNEICDAIVHLIDRPNATAEDLMKFVQGPDFPTGATIMGREGIRNAYTTGRGQIIVRAKAEIQPMRRSNRMQIIVSELPYQVNKAALVEKIASLTKDKRLQGISEVRDESDREGMRIVIELRTGTQPMVVLNNLYKLTPMQSSFSANMLALVEGMPRVITLKTALQSFIDFRREVVRRRAEFQLEKARQRAHILAGLRIAVSNLDEVIALIRGAADTPSARDALMTRFDLDEPQAQAILDMQLRRISALERERLEEEYAQIQETIRGLEELLGDEKKILLEIKKETRSLKKKFGEERKTDISLDAHDISRAELEAHEQVVVTLSQGGYIKRIPANTYRNQHRGGKGVVSMNTREDDPVKHLLVADTHDTLLFFTNRGRVLKLTTFELRPDTSRNTRGVPVVNVIQLGADETVSAVVAVDSLDHDDTFLMLGTRNGKIKRIALSSIGNIRPSGLIIMNMNSGPPDELVGACLAKIEDDVVMVSEQGMSIRFPIEDAPQRQRNAGGVIGIRLEKKGSKIGRRTLTQDDRVIGMSVISDGSDSRLLVISKKGFGKLTAVSKYRKQGRGGKGLVTFDIQPRKTGPVAVAEVVDDSKELYLVSEQAQVLRTNLSEIKTTIGRKAQGVTIFRLDKSDYVASIACVGDLADNGASATHNGKANAESATETTAEKPASATRKGAAKGLGNGAAKQAKLKNQQLSLDDVEQADNE; translated from the coding sequence ATGACTACACTGAAGACTGATTACGGTTTCATCAAGCCCACGCAGATAGAAGAGGAAATGCGCACTTCGTATCTCGACTACGCGATGAGCGTAATCGTGGCGCGCGCATTGCCGGATGTGCGCGACGGGCTGAAACCTGTGCAGCGGCGCATCCTGTACGCGATGGACGAACTCGGCATGAGGCCCACGCAGCCTTACAAGAAGAGCGCGCGGCTCGTGGGCGAGGTGTTGGGCAAATATCACCCCCACAACAACGATTCCGTCTATGAGGCGATGGTGCGGATGGCGCAGGATTTCACGATGCGCCTGCCGTTGGTGGACGGGCAGGGCAACTTCGGCAGCGTGGACAACGATCCGCCAGCCGCGATGCGATACACCGAGGCGAGGTTGCGCGCCGTCGCCGAAGAGATGCTGGTCAACATCGACGAGAACACCGTTGACTTCATCGACAACTTCGACGGCACTCTGCGCGAACCCGTTGTGCTGCCCTCGCGCCTGCCGAACCTGATGATTAACGGCGCATCGGGCATCGCCGTGGGTATGGCAACAAACATCCCGCCGCATAACCCGAACGAGATTTGCGACGCCATCGTGCATCTCATCGACCGCCCGAATGCCACCGCCGAAGACCTGATGAAGTTCGTGCAAGGACCGGACTTCCCCACAGGCGCGACCATCATGGGACGCGAGGGCATCCGCAACGCATACACGACCGGACGCGGGCAGATTATCGTGCGGGCGAAGGCGGAAATCCAGCCTATGCGCCGCTCCAACCGCATGCAGATAATCGTCTCCGAGTTGCCGTATCAGGTGAACAAAGCCGCGCTGGTGGAGAAGATTGCCAGCCTGACGAAGGACAAGCGCTTGCAGGGCATATCCGAGGTGCGCGACGAATCGGATCGCGAGGGCATGCGCATCGTCATCGAACTTCGCACCGGCACGCAGCCGATGGTAGTCCTGAACAACCTGTACAAGCTCACGCCGATGCAAAGTTCGTTCTCCGCGAACATGCTCGCGCTGGTCGAGGGCATGCCGCGCGTGATAACGCTGAAGACCGCGCTGCAATCGTTCATCGACTTCCGCCGCGAAGTCGTGCGAAGGCGCGCCGAGTTCCAGCTCGAAAAGGCGCGGCAGCGAGCGCATATTCTCGCCGGACTGCGAATCGCCGTCAGCAACTTAGACGAGGTTATCGCGCTGATACGCGGCGCAGCCGACACTCCCTCTGCCCGAGACGCCCTTATGACCCGCTTCGACCTCGACGAGCCGCAAGCGCAGGCAATTCTGGACATGCAGCTGCGACGCATATCCGCACTTGAACGCGAACGCCTTGAAGAAGAGTACGCGCAGATTCAGGAGACGATTCGCGGGCTGGAAGAGCTTCTTGGCGACGAGAAGAAGATTCTGCTCGAAATCAAAAAAGAGACCCGCTCGCTCAAGAAGAAGTTCGGCGAAGAGCGTAAGACGGACATCAGCCTAGACGCGCACGACATCAGCCGCGCCGAGCTCGAAGCACATGAACAGGTTGTCGTTACGCTGAGTCAGGGCGGCTACATCAAGCGCATTCCGGCGAACACCTACCGCAACCAGCATCGTGGCGGCAAGGGCGTCGTCAGCATGAATACGCGCGAAGACGACCCGGTGAAGCACCTGCTAGTCGCGGACACGCACGACACGTTACTGTTCTTCACGAACCGCGGTCGCGTGCTGAAACTCACCACATTCGAACTGCGACCAGACACATCGCGCAACACTCGTGGCGTGCCCGTGGTAAATGTTATTCAACTGGGCGCGGACGAAACCGTGAGCGCAGTAGTCGCCGTGGACAGCCTAGACCACGATGACACATTCCTTATGCTCGGCACGCGCAACGGCAAAATCAAGCGCATCGCGCTCAGTAGTATCGGCAACATTCGCCCGTCCGGACTCATCATAATGAATATGAACTCCGGACCGCCCGACGAACTTGTCGGCGCATGTCTCGCAAAGATAGAAGACGACGTGGTGATGGTGTCCGAGCAGGGCATGTCTATACGCTTTCCTATTGAGGATGCGCCGCAAAGACAGCGCAACGCAGGTGGCGTCATAGGGATACGGCTGGAAAAAAAGGGCAGCAAAATCGGCAGGAGAACGCTGACTCAAGACGACCGTGTAATCGGCATGTCCGTTATCTCCGATGGCAGCGACAGCCGTCTGCTTGTCATCAGCAAGAAGGGCTTCGGCAAGCTCACTGCTGTGAGCAAGTACAGAAAGCAAGGCAGGGGCGGCAAGGGCTTAGTAACATTCGACATTCAGCCGCGCAAGACAGGTCCTGTTGCCGTTGCAGAGGTTGTGGACGACAGCAAGGAACTATACCTCGTATCGGAGCAGGCGCAAGTTCTGCGGACCAACCTGTCTGAAATCAAGACGACCATAGGCCGAAAGGCACAGGGCGTAACGATATTCAGGCTGGACAAGAGCGACTACGTAGCATCAATAGCGTGCGTAGGCGACCTAGCTGATAACGGCGCCAGTGCCACCCATAACGGCAAAGCGAATGCAGAAAGCGCCACCGAAACAACGGCAGAAAAGCCCGCATCCGCCACGAGAAAAGGCGCTGCCAAAGGCTTGGGCAACGGCGCCGCAAAGCAGGCGAAGCTGAAAAACCAGCAACTCTCACTAGACGATGTTGAGCAAGCTGACAACGAATAG
- a CDS encoding DNA polymerase III subunit → MTTSSTITTTDWRTVGHEKAVDTLARSARDGRFAHAWLLAGPAHVGKMTLAMDIARLVNCTANDADSKPCGECRQCRRITDALHADVRVISQDGGTRRTAISVDQIRELQREAMLKPYEGRRRVFIIEDADNFTQEAANALLKMLEEPPDDVIFVLLAAEVRENTADESAGAVAYDAGREQDRIAAMLNAVPQVGGILPTILSRCQVLQLRPLPIAKVQSELDRRFNLPPEDTTEIARLSAGRLGWALQAAADPQVLTKRSERLDEIEAALNSDLADKFKYAEHMALSFGRSRDAVYDEVQLWLGWWRDVLVVNEGNEDLVLNLSRLATLKAAASACASRQIVTAIRAVQETTAMLESNVNARLCIEGMMLRMPELEGRLPVAQAGK, encoded by the coding sequence ATGACTACTTCATCGACTATAACGACGACAGATTGGCGGACGGTTGGGCATGAGAAGGCGGTGGATACGCTTGCCCGCAGTGCGCGGGACGGGCGGTTTGCGCATGCTTGGCTGCTGGCGGGTCCGGCGCATGTTGGCAAGATGACGCTGGCGATGGACATTGCGCGGCTGGTGAATTGCACGGCGAACGACGCCGACAGCAAGCCCTGTGGAGAATGCCGACAGTGCCGTCGTATCACGGACGCTTTGCACGCCGATGTGCGCGTGATTTCACAGGATGGCGGAACACGGCGCACGGCAATTAGCGTCGATCAGATACGCGAGTTGCAGCGCGAGGCGATGCTGAAGCCATACGAGGGACGACGACGCGTGTTCATCATCGAAGATGCGGACAATTTCACGCAGGAAGCGGCGAACGCGCTGCTGAAGATGCTGGAAGAGCCGCCGGACGATGTGATATTCGTGCTGCTCGCCGCCGAGGTGCGAGAAAACACGGCGGACGAATCGGCAGGGGCGGTCGCCTACGACGCCGGGCGCGAGCAAGACCGGATAGCTGCGATGCTGAACGCAGTGCCGCAAGTCGGCGGCATACTGCCGACAATCCTGTCGCGCTGCCAAGTGCTGCAATTGCGCCCGCTGCCGATAGCCAAAGTGCAAAGCGAACTCGACCGCCGCTTCAACCTGCCGCCTGAGGACACGACCGAGATTGCGCGACTCTCCGCCGGAAGATTAGGCTGGGCGTTGCAGGCGGCGGCAGATCCACAGGTGCTGACCAAACGGAGTGAACGATTGGACGAAATCGAAGCGGCATTGAACAGTGATTTGGCGGACAAGTTCAAGTATGCAGAGCATATGGCGCTGTCCTTCGGCCGTAGTCGCGACGCGGTTTATGACGAGGTGCAGCTCTGGCTAGGCTGGTGGCGCGATGTGCTAGTTGTGAACGAAGGCAACGAAGACCTCGTACTGAACCTATCGCGGTTAGCCACCTTGAAGGCAGCGGCGTCAGCGTGCGCTTCGCGGCAAATAGTAACCGCCATCCGCGCCGTACAAGAGACCACCGCAATGCTGGAAAGCAATGTCAACGCACGCCTGTGCATCGAAGGCATGATGCTGCGCATGCCTGAATTGGAAGGGCGGTTGCCCGTGGCGCAAGCCGGCAAATAG
- the htpX gene encoding zinc metalloprotease HtpX, with protein sequence MRQRNYGRDFELTFRMGFTLLLLALVYVFFLGLLMFAGIPWEFVLILAIGMAFFQYFMSDKLVLATTGAKEVSAEEEPRLHATVERLAAIADIPKPKKIAVMETHVPNAFATGRNPKNAVIAVTRGLMSRLNERELEAVLGHELAHVKNRDVMVLTWASIIVIAAGFLLQMLFWISLFGGLGGGGGDRRDAGQFFVVIIAVYIGTIIVYFVSQMLIMTLSRYREYAADRGGAEITGAPLQLASALQKISNDMYRIPEKDLRQVEHASAFFIVPALKGNTIATLFSSHPPVEDRIERLQNMQRNIERV encoded by the coding sequence ATGAGACAAAGAAACTACGGACGAGACTTTGAACTGACCTTCCGCATGGGCTTCACGCTGCTGCTGCTCGCGCTTGTGTATGTGTTCTTTCTTGGACTGCTGATGTTCGCCGGCATTCCGTGGGAGTTCGTGCTGATACTGGCAATCGGTATGGCGTTCTTCCAGTACTTTATGTCCGACAAGCTCGTGCTTGCGACAACCGGCGCGAAAGAGGTTAGCGCAGAGGAAGAGCCACGCCTGCATGCCACAGTTGAGCGGCTGGCGGCGATCGCGGACATTCCGAAGCCTAAGAAGATCGCGGTTATGGAGACGCATGTACCCAACGCATTCGCCACCGGACGTAACCCGAAGAACGCCGTCATCGCAGTAACGCGCGGGCTGATGTCGCGGCTCAACGAGCGCGAACTAGAAGCGGTGCTCGGACACGAACTGGCGCATGTGAAGAACCGTGATGTTATGGTGCTCACCTGGGCGAGCATCATCGTGATAGCGGCGGGCTTCCTATTGCAGATGCTATTCTGGATAAGCCTGTTCGGTGGATTAGGCGGCGGTGGCGGCGATCGACGCGATGCCGGTCAGTTTTTCGTCGTGATTATAGCGGTCTATATTGGTACCATCATAGTGTACTTCGTCAGCCAGATGCTTATAATGACGCTGTCGCGTTACCGCGAATACGCGGCGGACAGAGGCGGCGCGGAGATAACCGGCGCGCCGCTGCAATTGGCGTCCGCATTGCAGAAGATAAGCAACGACATGTACCGCATACCGGAGAAGGACCTGCGGCAGGTTGAGCATGCCAGCGCGTTCTTCATCGTACCTGCGCTGAAGGGCAATACCATCGCCACGCTGTTCTCCAGCCACCCGCCGGTCGAAGATCGCATCGAACGGCTGCAGAATATGCAGCGCAACATAGAACGCGTGTAG
- a CDS encoding PspA/IM30 family protein: MGILSRMSTVVKSKMNRILDNAEDPNETLDYAYEKQMETLRDVKRGVVEMVTAKRRLELQASKVKDSIVKLDGQARQAMGAGREDLARMALQRKQASLMELEGLDNQIADLEVEQEKLTQAEQRLQAKVAAFRTRKEVVKAQYNAAQAQVRIGSALSGISEEMSDVSLAIERAENKTENMRARAGAIDELAELGVLDDYSGQGGDPLSRELSQLMAEQNVDDELAALKGEVPSGERQALPQSSGDAVEEELAALRNRRDDT, encoded by the coding sequence ATGGGCATACTTTCCCGAATGTCAACGGTCGTGAAATCCAAGATGAACCGAATTTTGGACAATGCGGAAGACCCTAACGAGACGCTGGATTACGCGTACGAAAAGCAGATGGAAACTCTGCGCGATGTGAAGCGCGGCGTGGTCGAGATGGTTACCGCAAAGCGCCGTCTGGAACTGCAAGCGTCCAAGGTCAAGGACAGCATCGTGAAGCTGGACGGGCAGGCGCGGCAGGCGATGGGCGCAGGCCGCGAAGACCTTGCTCGGATGGCGTTGCAGCGCAAGCAGGCGTCGCTGATGGAACTCGAAGGGCTGGACAACCAGATTGCCGACCTGGAAGTGGAACAGGAAAAGCTCACGCAGGCGGAGCAGCGCTTGCAGGCGAAGGTAGCGGCATTCCGCACTCGCAAGGAAGTGGTGAAGGCGCAGTACAACGCGGCGCAGGCGCAAGTGCGGATCGGCTCGGCGCTGTCGGGCATTTCTGAGGAGATGAGCGATGTCTCGCTCGCCATAGAGCGCGCGGAGAACAAGACCGAGAATATGCGAGCGCGCGCAGGCGCCATCGACGAACTCGCCGAGTTGGGCGTGCTAGACGACTATAGCGGACAAGGCGGCGACCCGCTCAGCCGCGAACTGTCGCAGCTTATGGCAGAGCAGAATGTGGACGATGAACTCGCCGCGCTCAAGGGCGAGGTGCCCTCGGGTGAACGACAGGCGCTGCCGCAGTCGTCCGGCGATGCGGTGGAAGAAGAACTTGCCGCACTACGGAATAGACGAGATGATACATAA
- a CDS encoding sulfite oxidase, with the protein MTASIESRHLWKSAKAHGITRRRFLALLSAGGAAAVLAACGDWSASDKAATPALEQGQPVSSEEKSAWFKDTATFIRHEDKGLEAHLENMQGLITPRHLFFVRNNSVSVDIDASQWRLAIEGDAVANPMQLSYDRIRNLPSRTVVSYLECAGNHRAMFDLVNGQAAKGTQWMTGAIGNAEWTGVSLRDVLTLAGITDDATSVLLIGQDTESPEGGFRRVVPVDKAMHPDTLLAYALNGDVLPKDHGYPLRALLPGWVGSSSIKWLGRIEVSYADIWTRNNTTSYVLIGDDYPAQGEAQGEVVTTQNIKSALALPWPAKLTVGSHRIHGYAHSPNGSIASVEWSDDSGSAWHSATILEPQVQYSWARFEFAWNAQSGEHTIMTRATDTQGNTQPDAIPFNEKGYLFNQPLPHPVTVF; encoded by the coding sequence ATGACCGCATCAATAGAATCACGCCATCTATGGAAGTCTGCGAAGGCGCATGGCATCACCCGCCGCCGGTTCCTAGCGCTGCTATCCGCCGGTGGCGCAGCCGCAGTGCTTGCCGCATGCGGTGATTGGAGCGCATCCGACAAAGCTGCAACGCCCGCCCTCGAACAAGGGCAGCCCGTATCATCCGAGGAGAAGTCCGCTTGGTTTAAGGACACGGCGACGTTTATCCGGCATGAGGACAAGGGCCTTGAAGCCCACCTTGAGAACATGCAGGGACTGATAACTCCCCGCCATCTCTTCTTCGTGCGTAACAATTCCGTGAGCGTGGACATAGACGCATCGCAATGGCGATTGGCAATCGAGGGAGACGCCGTTGCCAACCCTATGCAACTGTCATACGACCGCATAAGAAATCTCCCCAGCCGTACGGTAGTGTCATACTTGGAATGCGCCGGCAACCACCGCGCCATGTTCGACCTCGTAAACGGGCAAGCGGCAAAGGGCACCCAGTGGATGACAGGCGCCATCGGCAACGCTGAGTGGACAGGCGTCTCGCTCAGGGATGTGCTCACTCTGGCAGGTATCACGGACGACGCTACCAGTGTTCTCTTGATTGGACAGGACACCGAATCCCCGGAAGGCGGTTTCCGCCGTGTCGTACCTGTCGATAAGGCGATGCACCCCGACACCCTACTGGCTTACGCTCTGAACGGAGATGTCCTACCGAAAGACCACGGCTATCCGCTTCGAGCCTTGCTACCCGGATGGGTGGGCAGTTCCAGCATAAAGTGGCTCGGCCGCATCGAGGTGTCGTATGCCGACATCTGGACGCGCAACAACACGACGTCTTATGTGCTGATCGGAGACGATTATCCCGCGCAAGGCGAGGCGCAGGGCGAAGTGGTAACCACCCAAAATATCAAAAGCGCCCTTGCGTTGCCATGGCCCGCCAAGTTAACTGTAGGCTCGCACCGAATACACGGATACGCGCATTCGCCTAACGGCAGTATTGCCTCTGTAGAGTGGAGCGACGATTCCGGCAGTGCGTGGCATTCTGCAACTATTCTGGAGCCACAAGTGCAATACTCATGGGCGCGATTCGAGTTCGCTTGGAACGCCCAATCCGGCGAACATACGATAATGACGCGCGCCACCGATACTCAGGGGAACACCCAGCCGGACGCCATACCCTTCAACGAAAAAGGCTATCTGTTCAACCAGCCTCTGCCGCACCCAGTAACTGTGTTCTGA
- a CDS encoding xanthine dehydrogenase family protein subunit M: MPKCRREQKTSRKFEKGGGILHWIDFTSPHSVREAVELLSDANGSARVLAGGTDLLVQLRGGRFDDVNLVVDGKNIPELNEITYDPEGGLTLGAAVPCYRIYGNAAISRAYPGLIDSASLIGGTQIQGRASFGGNLCNSTPSGDSIPAMIAHSAVANIAGPDGHRHVAVEDFCTGPGSNVLGNGEMLVSISFPAPTSGFGANYMRFIPRNEMDIAVAGAGTSIVLDGDTIKSARVALAAVAPTPLYVSAIGDAIAGKPANDDTLAEAGQMAKDAATPITDMRGTIEYRKHLCDVLTRRSLQIAIDRAKENA; this comes from the coding sequence ATGCCCAAATGCAGGCGTGAACAGAAAACTTCGCGCAAATTCGAGAAAGGAGGTGGGATATTGCACTGGATAGATTTCACCAGTCCCCACTCGGTTAGAGAAGCGGTTGAACTGCTAAGCGACGCAAACGGAAGCGCGCGCGTGTTGGCGGGAGGAACCGACCTGTTGGTCCAGCTTAGGGGCGGCAGGTTTGACGACGTAAACCTCGTCGTGGACGGCAAGAACATACCCGAGCTCAACGAGATTACCTACGACCCGGAGGGGGGTCTGACTCTCGGCGCGGCTGTTCCTTGCTACAGGATTTATGGCAACGCGGCGATTTCGCGCGCGTACCCCGGGCTTATAGACTCCGCATCCCTCATCGGAGGTACACAGATTCAGGGCAGGGCGTCTTTCGGCGGCAACCTCTGCAACTCCACACCCAGCGGAGACTCCATTCCGGCGATGATCGCGCACAGCGCCGTCGCCAATATCGCAGGTCCCGATGGTCATCGGCATGTGGCGGTAGAGGACTTCTGCACGGGTCCGGGCAGCAATGTGCTCGGTAACGGCGAGATGCTGGTATCCATCAGTTTCCCTGCTCCGACCAGCGGATTTGGCGCGAACTACATGCGCTTCATCCCGCGCAACGAGATGGACATCGCAGTCGCCGGCGCAGGCACCTCGATCGTGCTTGATGGCGATACCATCAAGTCGGCGCGCGTGGCTCTCGCAGCCGTCGCACCCACGCCGCTCTATGTATCCGCAATTGGCGACGCCATAGCAGGCAAGCCCGCCAACGATGATACGCTGGCAGAGGCGGGACAGATGGCGAAGGACGCCGCTACCCCCATCACCGACATGCGCGGTACCATCGAATATAGAAAGCATCTGTGCGATGTGCTTACCCGGCGCTCGCTGCAGATTGCGATTGACCGAGCTAAGGAGAATGCTTAA